Part of the Cellulomonas hominis genome, CGGCGTCCCACGCGTCGAGGTCGGCGTCGGTGGCGCGGTGCAGCGGCGGCGACAGCAGGACCGCGCCCTCGACGGCCGGGTCGAGCCCGTGCATGAGGGTGAGCTCGGTGCCGAACGACCAGCCGACCAGCCAGGGGTGCGGCAGGTCGCGGAACTCGGCGAGCTCGATGGCGGCGTGCACGTCGAACTTCTCGGACCGGCCCTCGTCGAACGCGCCCTGCGACGTGCCGCGCGGGCTGGACGTGCCGCGCGTGTTGAACCGGAGCACGGCGAGGTCCGCGAGCGCCGGCAGCCGCCAGGCCGCCTTGCGGAGCACGTGCGAGTCCATGTAGCCGCCGTGCGTCGGCAGCGGGTGCAGCGTGACCAGCGTCGCGGCGGGGGGCTTCGGCGTCCCGTCCGGGTGCACCGGCAGGGCGAGCTCGCCGACCAGGGTCAGGCCGTCGGCGGTGTGCAGCTCGACGTCCTCGCGGTGCGCGGGCAGGACGGTCAGCGAGCGGATCGGGGCGGGGGCGGCGTCGGTGGTCATCGCCGTCGAGCGTAGTCCGGGGGGCGGGGCCGGGCGCGGGCCCGGGCGCGGGGCCGTCAGCGCCGCGTCGGCCGCCGTCGCCCCCGGGCCGACCAGCACGCCGTGTGCCAGTGCCGCCGGTCCGCGAGCGCCGCGTCCGCCCCGAACATCCCGTCGGCCGCCCAGGCGACGACGTGCGGCGTGCCCGGCGCGATCTCCTGGTCGCAGCCCGGGCAGCGGAACGTGCGCTCCGAGCCGCCGACGCGCTGGACGGTCCACGTGCCGTCGGCGGCCTCCTCGGAGGTGCGCCCGCCCCGGACCCGCTCGGCGTCGAGCGGGACGTGCTCGGCGGTGTACGGGCGCTTGCCGGAGCGGCGGGTGGAGGGCACGCCCCCATGATCCCGGACGCGCCGGAGGGCGGCCACCACGCGGGCGGCCGCCCTCCGGGCGCGGACGTCAGGACAGCGTCGCGGCCGTCTCCGCCGGCGCGATGGTCCGGGTCGCGACGAGGTCGCGGTACCAGAGCGCCGAGTCCTTCAGCGTGCGCTCCCCCGTCGG contains:
- a CDS encoding alpha/beta hydrolase, whose product is MTTDAAPAPIRSLTVLPAHREDVELHTADGLTLVGELALPVHPDGTPKPPAATLVTLHPLPTHGGYMDSHVLRKAAWRLPALADLAVLRFNTRGTSSPRGTSQGAFDEGRSEKFDVHAAIELAEFRDLPHPWLVGWSFGTELTLMHGLDPAVEGAVLLSPPLHRATDADLDAWDADGKPLVVLVPEHDDYLRPAEARERFARVHQAEVIGVDGAKHLWVGEAYVRRVLDEIVRHVRPGFPVPLPATWDGPSEQAAAGTPEEDA